The following coding sequences lie in one Arachis stenosperma cultivar V10309 chromosome 5, arast.V10309.gnm1.PFL2, whole genome shotgun sequence genomic window:
- the LOC130980877 gene encoding uncharacterized protein LOC130980877 — protein MTRKRNWDEKEIVVLTEECSAIIQKKLPQKLKDPGSFQIPCIVWEISIEKALCDLRTSINLMSLAMMKRMRIEEAKPTGMALQLVDRTFRFSHGVVEDLLVKVEEFIFRADFIVLDMEEEANTSIILGRPFLATVGVIIDVQKGELVLRLHEEKMVFNVFKAMSYPKESIGECMMVDTMEKLVQGVLEEE, from the coding sequence atgaCAAGAAAGAGAAACTGGGATGAAAAGGAAATTGTGGTGCTCACTGAGGAATGTAGTGCCATCATACAAAAGAAGCTTCCCcagaaattaaaagatcctgggagcttccAAATCCCCTGCATCGTATGGGAAATAAGCATTGAGAAGGCACTATGTGATCTGAGAACCAGCATCAACCTTATGTCCTTGGCCATGATGAAAAGAATGAGGATAGAAGAGGCCAAACCTACAGGAATGGCTCTTCAATTAGTTGATAGGACATTCAGATTCTCCCATGGTGTGGTGGAAGATTTGTTGGTAAAAGTGGAAGAGTTTATCTTTCGAGCTGATTTTATTGTACTTGATATGGAGGAAGAGGCTAACACATCAATCATcttaggaagaccattcctagctaCTGTTGGAGTCATAATTGATGTTCAAAAAGGAGAATTAGTCCTGAGACTGCATGAAGAAAAGATGGTTTTTAATGTTTTCAAAGCAATGAGCTACCCCAAAGAATCTATTGGTGAATGCATGATGGTGGATACAATGGAGAAGCTAGTCCAAGGAGTTTTGGAAGAAGAATAA